The Antennarius striatus isolate MH-2024 chromosome 11, ASM4005453v1, whole genome shotgun sequence genome window below encodes:
- the LOC137604078 gene encoding monocarboxylate transporter 12-B-like has protein sequence MAKGKKVEGQGQTSGIIVPPEGGWGWMIVGSCFLTIICSRAVTRCLSIFFVEFQLHFEKGYSATSWINSLIDCTTMFCAPLGGLLESHVSCRTTVMLGGLLASAGLILGSMATCLEHLYVCLGILSGVGFALSYTPTSAMVGKYFVERRGLAYGIALSGNGIGTFLLAPVFQILVEHYSWRGALLIVGGFVSNLCVCGALMRPLKPIGGEKILENTMGNLENDKTKVDLKDIEKEGAGHSPNQLEITHFKDHQGQLIASFSYDKNKLGQEKVGFLSSFSLPDSNLADRKLVECILLNNKLTKTVLGETGPSDPNIPNGHIIEDLKQKENLKLSDKTTDMDDPELSEEQSTHHLDETASTQLDSISNSTTTSSFCLTFKERFGFLRSPRFLVLALSVLFLAYACISPVVYLVPYALSVGLEPQQAALLISVFGIGSIVGTVTFGWIMDRECVRRYRLQSFMAGISLEGFSCLFFPLIQSFSILVPFCMVYGYFEGAYTVLIPMVTADVVSPSYLTSVLGVMYFMHGIPYLISAPIGGWLIDRTGNYTATYIHSAVFFLISAGVLGAAMLAKRCCRTKSKSAVHSNQRHMHAAEAEQGVV, from the exons ATGGCCAAAGGAAAGAAGGTTGAAGGACAGGGACAGACGTCTGGAATCATCGTCCCACCAGAGGGCGGCTGGGGTTGGATGATTGTCGGCAGCTGTTTCCTCACTATCATCTGCAGCCGGGCAGTAAccag ATGTCTTTCCATATTCTTTGTCGAGTTCCAGCTGCACTTTGAGAAAGGTTACTCTGCCACGTCCTGGATCAACAGTTTAATCGACTGCACCACCATGTTCTGTG CTCCACTAGGTGGTCTCCTTGAGAGCCATGTCTCCTGCAGAACCACGGTGATGCTGGGAGGTCTTCTCGCATCTGCTGGCCTGATCCTCGGCTCCATGGCTACCTGTCTGGAACATCTATACGTTTGCTTGGGCATCCTCTCAG GTGTAGGCTTTGCTCTCTCCTACACACCAACCTCAGCAATGGTTGGGAAGTACTTTGTTGAGAGGAGAGGCCTGGCCTACGGCATTGCACTCTCTG GTAACGGAATTGGAACATTCCTACTGGCTCCCGTATTCCAAATACTTGTCGAGCATTACTCCTGGAGAGGAGCGCTGCTCATCGTGGGAGGATTTGTGTCCaacttgtgtgtctgtggcgCTCTGATGAGGCCGCTGAAACCGATAGGAGGTGAAAA GATATTGGAAAACACCATGGGAAACCTGGAAAATGACAAAACGAAAGTGGACCTAAAGGACATTGAAAAAGAGGGTGCTGGTCACAGCCCAAATCAATTGGAAATTACCCACTTTAAGGATCATCAAGGTCAACTCATAGCCAGCTTTTCATATGATAAGAACAAACTAGGACAGGAGAAAGTGGGATTTCTCTCAAGCTTTAGCCTTCCTGATTCAAATTTAGCAGATCGGAAGCTAGTCGAGTGTATTTTACTTAACAACAAGCTAACAAAGACAGTGTTAGGGGAGACTGGGCCCTCAGATCCTAACATACCAAATGGTCACATAATTGAGGATttgaagcagaaagaaaactTAAAATTGAGCGACAAGACAACTGACATGGACGACCCGGAACTCAGTGAAGAACAATCAACTCATCATTTAGATGAAACAGCTAGCACACAACTGGACTCTATCTCAAACTCAACAACCACATCCAGTTTTTGTCTCACGTTCAAAGAGAGGTTTGGATTTCTCCGGTCACCCAGGTTCCTGGTTCTGGCTCTGTCAGTCCTGTTTCTGGCATATGCCTGCATTTCTCCAGTGGTTTATTTGGTTCCTTATGCCCTCAGTGTGGGGCTTGAACCCCAGCAGGCTGCGCTGCTCATTTCTGTATTTGGAATAGGCTCCATCGTGGGTACTGTCACCTTCGGATGGATCATGGACAGAGA GTGCGTGAGGAGGTACCGCCTGCAGAGCTTCATGGCGGGGATAAGCTTGGAGGGCTTTAGCTGTCTGTTCTTCCCCCTCATTCAGTCATTCTCCATCTTGGTCCCATTTTGTATGGTCTACGGCTACTTTGAGGGGGCGTACACGGTGCTCATTCCAATGGTGACCGCTGATGTCGTTAGCCCCAGCTACTTGACCTCGGTGCTGGGTGTGATGTATTTTATGCATGGCATCCCCTACCTGATCAGTGCACCAATTGGAG gttGGTTAATTGACAGGACAGGAAACTACACAGCAACCTACATCCACAGCGCAGTGTTCTTCTTGATCAGCGCGGGGGTCCTAGGAGCTGCTATGCTAGCCAAACGCTGCTGCAGGACCAAGTCTAAATCAGCTGTTCATTCGAATCAAAGACATATGCATGCAGCTGAAGCCGAACAAGGAGTTGTGTGA